In Gemmatimonadales bacterium, the following proteins share a genomic window:
- a CDS encoding serine/threonine-protein kinase, with amino-acid sequence MIDTSRLIAGLADRYHIERELGQGGMATVYLAEDLKHHRKVALKVLRPELAVTMGPERFAREIEVAARLQHPHILGLLDSGVITEGQGPALPYYVMPFVEGETLRERLARTGPLAVPEVVRLTGEIADALAKAHRTGVVHRDIKPENILLADGHALVMDFGVAKAVSDATSRHHLTTAGVSLGTPAYMAPEQVVADPQIDHRADLYALGLVAYEMLVGGSPYGATTPQQQMAAHVTQTPAPIQLKRPDCPRALDALIMRCLL; translated from the coding sequence GTGATCGACACCTCTAGGCTCATTGCGGGCCTCGCCGACCGCTACCACATCGAGCGGGAGCTGGGCCAGGGCGGTATGGCCACGGTGTACCTCGCCGAGGATCTGAAGCACCACCGCAAGGTGGCGCTCAAGGTCCTCCGCCCCGAGCTCGCGGTTACCATGGGCCCCGAGCGCTTTGCTCGGGAGATCGAAGTCGCCGCCCGGCTGCAGCATCCTCACATCCTCGGCTTGCTCGACTCGGGCGTGATCACCGAGGGGCAAGGGCCGGCACTGCCCTACTACGTGATGCCCTTCGTCGAGGGCGAAACGCTCCGCGAGCGACTCGCCCGAACCGGGCCGTTGGCGGTGCCCGAGGTTGTTCGGTTGACCGGTGAGATCGCCGATGCATTGGCCAAGGCCCACAGGACGGGGGTGGTGCATCGCGACATCAAGCCGGAGAACATCCTTCTCGCCGATGGCCACGCTCTGGTCATGGATTTCGGCGTCGCCAAGGCGGTGAGCGACGCGACCAGCCGGCACCACCTCACAACCGCCGGCGTCTCGCTCGGCACGCCGGCCTACATGGCGCCGGAGCAGGTCGTCGCCGATCCGCAGATCGACCATCGGGCCGATCTCTACGCCCTGGGGCTTGTCGCATACGAAATGCTCGTGGGTGGGTCGCCGTACGGGGCCACCACGCCGCAGCAGCAGATGGCGGCGCACGTCACGCAGACGCCGGCCCCGATCCAGCTCAAACGCCCGGACTGCCCGCGCGCGCTGGACGCGTTGATCATGCGGTGTTTGCT
- a CDS encoding alpha/beta hydrolase, which translates to MFEQTAGDIRNVVLVHGGFVDGSGWEGVYRSLRRQGYNVTITQHPTTSLTDDVRAVRAVLAAQDGPAVLVGHSYGGAVITEAGTDPKVAALVYIAAFAPDAGESVGSLIADPPPGAPVPPILPPRDGFLLLDREKFAAAFAADVEPELAAFMADAQLPWGVEALQGAITQPAWKTKPSWYLVTRDDRMIPPPAQRVMAERAGATVAESAASHSVYVSQPEAVARLIVEAAGAAHPATA; encoded by the coding sequence ATGTTCGAGCAGACGGCGGGAGACATTCGGAATGTCGTGCTGGTGCACGGCGGGTTCGTGGACGGATCGGGGTGGGAGGGCGTCTATCGCTCGCTCCGGCGGCAGGGCTACAACGTCACCATCACCCAGCACCCCACGACGTCCCTGACCGATGACGTCCGGGCCGTCCGGGCCGTCCTGGCGGCGCAGGACGGTCCGGCCGTGCTCGTGGGGCACTCGTACGGCGGCGCAGTCATTACGGAGGCGGGCACCGATCCCAAGGTGGCCGCGCTGGTGTACATCGCGGCCTTCGCGCCGGACGCAGGGGAGTCGGTGGGTTCGCTCATCGCCGATCCGCCGCCGGGCGCGCCGGTCCCGCCCATCTTGCCGCCGCGCGACGGCTTCTTGCTGCTGGACCGGGAGAAGTTCGCCGCCGCGTTCGCCGCCGATGTCGAGCCGGAGCTGGCCGCATTCATGGCGGATGCGCAACTCCCCTGGGGGGTAGAGGCCCTGCAGGGCGCCATCACCCAGCCGGCGTGGAAGACGAAGCCGAGTTGGTACCTCGTGACCCGGGACGATCGGATGATCCCACCTCCCGCCCAGCGGGTGATGGCCGAGCGGGCCGGCGCCACCGTCGCCGAGTCGGCCGCCAGCCATTCCGTCTACGTGTCGCAGCCCGAGGCCGTGGCCCGGCTGATCGTGGAAGCGGCCGGGGCGGCGCATCCAGCGACCGCTTGA
- a CDS encoding ABC transporter substrate-binding protein, translating to MRRLVVLALALGLAACGDDSSGPGAGSNQLVVGALLSLTGPGQTLGRTSEAALQLAADDLNAQLSSQGSPTRVSVRVEDTGLDPTLALDRLRALAGEGVRIFIGPQSSSEVGALKPFADSAGVVLMSQGSTASALSIADDNVFRLVPDDSQEGQAMVALLGGDGIQTVVPLWREDAGNQGLHDAVERLFPEQGGTVTAGAHYPPATTDFSAQLEAIRSQVGDAVAQNGAATVAVYLAAFEESAAIFAQASQDPTLSQVQWYGGDGTVQSAAVVADPAAAGFAASTAFRAPTYGLDDELLQQDAELIGAIQARSGLSPDAFTLAAYDALHVATLAYAEVGLGSIEEYRAELLRQAGTYTGATGPTTLNPAGDRAIGDYDFYQVCASAPPSWRRVEAYRATPGTVVNVGAC from the coding sequence ATGAGGCGGCTGGTCGTTCTGGCGTTGGCGCTGGGCCTGGCAGCATGCGGTGACGACTCTTCGGGACCAGGCGCCGGCTCCAACCAGCTCGTCGTCGGAGCTCTGCTGTCGCTGACGGGCCCGGGTCAGACGCTCGGCCGGACCAGCGAGGCCGCGCTCCAGCTCGCGGCCGACGACCTCAACGCCCAGCTCAGCAGCCAAGGCTCGCCGACCCGGGTCAGCGTGCGGGTCGAGGACACCGGACTCGACCCGACGCTCGCGCTGGACCGTCTCAGAGCGCTGGCGGGAGAGGGTGTGCGAATCTTCATCGGGCCCCAGTCCAGCTCCGAGGTCGGCGCGCTGAAGCCGTTCGCCGATAGCGCCGGCGTGGTCCTCATGAGCCAGGGCAGCACGGCGTCCGCCCTTTCCATCGCGGATGACAACGTGTTCCGGCTGGTGCCGGACGACTCCCAGGAAGGGCAGGCGATGGTCGCGCTCCTCGGCGGAGATGGAATCCAGACCGTCGTGCCGCTGTGGCGCGAGGACGCCGGCAACCAGGGTCTCCACGATGCGGTGGAGCGGTTGTTCCCGGAGCAGGGCGGCACGGTGACCGCAGGCGCCCACTACCCGCCGGCGACGACCGATTTCTCCGCGCAGCTCGAGGCGATCCGATCGCAGGTCGGCGATGCGGTGGCCCAGAACGGCGCCGCAACCGTGGCCGTCTACCTGGCCGCGTTCGAGGAGAGCGCCGCGATCTTCGCGCAGGCGAGCCAGGATCCCACCTTGTCCCAGGTCCAGTGGTACGGCGGAGACGGGACGGTGCAGAGCGCCGCGGTGGTGGCCGATCCCGCCGCCGCCGGGTTTGCCGCGTCGACGGCGTTCAGGGCGCCGACGTACGGTCTGGACGATGAACTGCTCCAGCAGGATGCCGAACTGATCGGCGCCATCCAGGCCAGAAGCGGTCTCTCGCCCGACGCGTTCACGCTCGCCGCATACGACGCGCTGCACGTGGCGACCCTCGCCTACGCGGAGGTCGGCCTGGGATCGATCGAGGAGTACCGGGCGGAATTGCTCCGCCAGGCCGGCACCTACACCGGAGCGACCGGGCCTACCACCCTGAATCCCGCTGGCGATCGCGCCATCGGGGACTATGACTTCTACCAGGTCTGCGCCAGCGCGCCACCTTCCTGGAGACGAGTGGAGGCGTACCGAGCCACTCCTGGGACGGTCGTTAACGTCGGGGCATGTTGA
- a CDS encoding peroxiredoxin, producing the protein MARLLGLGERFPEFSMQACVSVEPGSEFRVINAHDLEGTWVAIFFWPLDFTFVCPTELIEFNRALREFRALGARVFGVSGDTHVAHLAWRKENPDLRNIQFPMLADDRKEVAGELGIIDPIEQVPLRATYLLDAERKIRWLCVNDLSVGRNTGEVLRVLAGLQCGELCPANWRPGQATLQPPKDGGKSAPWETKERPALR; encoded by the coding sequence ATGGCCCGACTACTCGGCCTGGGCGAGCGGTTCCCGGAGTTCTCCATGCAGGCGTGCGTCTCGGTCGAGCCGGGATCGGAATTCCGCGTCATCAATGCGCACGACTTGGAGGGAACCTGGGTCGCGATCTTCTTCTGGCCCCTCGACTTCACCTTCGTCTGCCCGACCGAGCTCATCGAGTTCAACCGCGCGCTCCGGGAGTTCCGCGCCCTCGGCGCGAGGGTGTTCGGCGTCAGTGGCGATACCCACGTCGCCCATCTCGCGTGGCGCAAGGAGAACCCGGACCTTCGCAACATCCAGTTCCCGATGCTGGCGGACGATCGCAAGGAGGTCGCCGGCGAGCTCGGCATTATAGATCCGATCGAACAGGTTCCGCTTCGGGCGACCTACCTGCTCGACGCGGAGCGGAAGATTCGGTGGCTCTGCGTGAACGACTTGAGCGTGGGCCGGAACACCGGGGAAGTGCTGCGAGTACTCGCGGGCCTCCAGTGCGGGGAGTTGTGCCCGGCCAATTGGAGGCCGGGCCAGGCGACGCTCCAGCCGCCCAAGGATGGGGGAAAGTCCGCACCCTGGGAGACCAAGGAGCGGCCCGCGCTTCGCTGA
- a CDS encoding pyrroloquinoline quinone-dependent dehydrogenase, giving the protein MHRRHYVRLATLATLVVGLARPALAQSRAHPLRPQLRDAIWSNYGADPAGTRYSPATQITRANISRLEPAWTYRTGALDAKTDLIRKAAFESTPILAEGKLLLTTPYNHVIALEPTTGVRLWEYDPRVNLDRNYSEVTSRGAAAWTDPKAGRGHPCRLRIFIGTLDGRLIALDGETGRPCAGFGTRGTVDLTRGADPPSDWTGGYQVTSAPAVYRDLVITGSSIADNWKVSTGRGIVRAFDARTGRLRWTWDPIPWAAGTKPPTGAGNAWSTLSIDEAHDLVFVPTSSPAPDYYGGLRKGDDRWANSVVALRASTGKLVWGFQVVHHDLWDYDVAAQPTLFTWKDGTPAVVINTKMGHVFVLNRLTGKPLLPIEERAVPATDVPGEQASPTQPFSTISLVPERFGPDDAWGPTPADSAWCADKIRRSRSEGIFTPPSLKGTVVVPGNVGGVNWGGAAYDPERHLMVANTNRLVAWVRMIPRAEYHAETMKDQDNRLFGEFGDQEPAPYGIYRTFLFSPSRTPCNAPPWGTTAAVDLFTGKTRWETPLGTMVPGKTTGSINLGGPMVTAGGLMFTAAAIDPVLRAFDSETGKELWSHPLPASGQATPMSYAIHGTQYVVIAAGGHGKLGSKQGDYVVAFRLAMTRAAPARPSR; this is encoded by the coding sequence ATGCACCGCCGCCATTACGTTCGCCTTGCCACGCTGGCAACCCTGGTCGTTGGTCTCGCACGCCCCGCCCTCGCTCAGTCCCGCGCGCATCCTCTCCGCCCCCAGCTCCGCGACGCGATCTGGTCCAACTACGGCGCCGACCCCGCCGGCACGCGCTATTCCCCTGCCACCCAGATCACCCGCGCCAACATTTCCCGGCTGGAGCCGGCCTGGACCTACCGCACCGGCGCCCTCGACGCCAAGACCGACCTGATCCGTAAGGCGGCCTTCGAGTCCACCCCCATCCTGGCCGAGGGGAAGCTGCTGCTGACCACGCCCTACAACCACGTCATCGCGCTCGAGCCCACCACCGGGGTGAGGCTATGGGAATACGATCCGCGCGTGAACCTCGATCGGAACTACTCCGAGGTCACCTCCCGAGGCGCGGCCGCCTGGACCGATCCGAAGGCTGGCCGGGGCCATCCCTGCCGGCTCCGAATCTTCATCGGCACACTGGACGGCCGCCTCATCGCCCTCGACGGTGAGACCGGCCGTCCCTGTGCCGGCTTCGGCACTCGGGGCACAGTCGATCTCACCCGTGGGGCCGATCCCCCGTCCGACTGGACCGGCGGCTACCAGGTGACCTCCGCCCCCGCCGTGTACCGCGATCTCGTCATCACCGGCTCCTCCATCGCGGACAACTGGAAGGTGAGCACCGGCCGCGGTATCGTCCGCGCCTTCGACGCCCGCACCGGACGGCTGCGCTGGACCTGGGACCCGATCCCCTGGGCCGCCGGCACCAAACCGCCCACCGGCGCCGGCAACGCCTGGTCCACCCTTTCCATAGATGAAGCGCACGACCTGGTGTTCGTCCCGACCAGCAGCCCGGCGCCCGACTACTACGGCGGTCTCCGAAAAGGCGATGACCGCTGGGCCAACAGCGTCGTCGCGCTGCGCGCCTCCACCGGCAAGCTGGTGTGGGGCTTCCAGGTGGTCCACCACGATCTGTGGGACTACGACGTGGCCGCCCAGCCCACGCTGTTCACCTGGAAGGACGGCACGCCCGCGGTCGTCATCAACACCAAGATGGGGCACGTGTTCGTGCTGAACCGGCTCACCGGCAAGCCGCTCCTGCCGATCGAAGAGCGAGCGGTGCCAGCGACCGATGTGCCGGGCGAGCAGGCCTCGCCCACCCAGCCGTTCTCCACCATCTCGCTGGTGCCGGAGAGGTTCGGACCTGATGACGCCTGGGGACCGACACCCGCGGACTCCGCCTGGTGCGCCGACAAGATCCGGCGTTCACGATCGGAAGGGATCTTCACCCCGCCGAGCCTCAAGGGCACGGTCGTGGTGCCCGGCAACGTCGGCGGCGTCAACTGGGGCGGCGCCGCATACGATCCCGAGCGCCACCTGATGGTCGCGAACACCAACCGCCTGGTCGCCTGGGTGCGGATGATCCCGCGCGCCGAGTACCACGCCGAGACGATGAAAGACCAGGACAACCGCCTTTTCGGCGAGTTCGGCGACCAGGAGCCGGCGCCCTACGGCATCTACCGCACGTTTCTCTTCTCCCCCAGTCGCACGCCCTGCAATGCGCCGCCCTGGGGCACCACTGCGGCCGTGGATCTCTTCACCGGGAAGACGCGCTGGGAGACCCCGCTCGGCACCATGGTGCCGGGGAAGACGACCGGCTCGATCAACCTCGGCGGGCCGATGGTGACGGCGGGCGGTCTGATGTTTACCGCCGCCGCCATCGACCCCGTCCTCAGGGCCTTCGACTCGGAGACCGGGAAGGAGCTCTGGAGCCACCCGCTTCCCGCCAGCGGCCAGGCGACGCCGATGAGCTACGCGATCCACGGCACGCAGTACGTCGTGATCGCCGCCGGCGGTCACGGCAAGCTCGGCAGCAAGCAGGGGGACTACGTCGTGGCCTTTCGGCTCGCTATGACTCGCGCCGCGCCTGCGAGGCCGTCGCGGTGA
- a CDS encoding DUF4142 domain-containing protein, translated as MFGKLLAPVGVTCLLLNAAAGLTTAAAQTAQQHAALAADSAFIQMAGSLGLLQVKLGKLAQEKGSSEVVRDFGKRMVADYSKANEELAAGAKQAAYPRPVLLIQHQQIYNRLSGVKRSAFDKSYMAEMMSQHDGAARLFQDEAKDGRVQSLKQLASSLLPVVEQHEALSTETARSVGADVTATASQARRES; from the coding sequence ATGTTCGGCAAACTTCTGGCTCCCGTAGGAGTTACCTGCCTGTTACTCAATGCCGCCGCTGGCCTCACGACAGCGGCCGCGCAGACCGCCCAGCAGCATGCGGCGCTGGCGGCGGACAGCGCCTTCATTCAGATGGCGGGCAGCCTTGGCCTGCTGCAGGTGAAGCTGGGGAAGCTGGCGCAGGAGAAGGGCTCCAGCGAAGTCGTTCGGGATTTCGGCAAGCGGATGGTGGCCGACTATTCGAAGGCGAACGAGGAGCTCGCGGCGGGAGCGAAACAGGCTGCCTATCCCAGGCCCGTCCTGCTGATACAGCATCAGCAGATCTACAACCGTTTGTCCGGCGTGAAGCGGTCTGCCTTCGACAAGAGCTATATGGCCGAGATGATGAGCCAGCATGATGGAGCGGCCCGTCTGTTCCAGGACGAGGCCAAGGATGGGCGGGTGCAGTCGCTGAAGCAGCTCGCCTCGAGCCTGCTGCCGGTCGTGGAGCAACACGAGGCCCTGTCCACCGAGACGGCGCGCTCCGTCGGCGCGGACGTCACCGCGACGGCCTCGCAGGCGCGGCGCGAGTCATAG
- a CDS encoding SDR family oxidoreductase has protein sequence MTGATGGIGLELARLLAADGFHLILVGRRRDLLDRIAAELGEAHRIRVQVESRDLSTSGAASKLWSDLASTGVSIDVLVNNAGVGLYGALEEQDPAELDRMVQLNVAALTTLTRLALPGMRERRWGRILNLASVVGFQPGAPYMTAYYASKAYVLSFSRGLALELRGSGVSVTALSPGPTETEFDDRARAGTDVLFKRLPKLSAAAVARAGYAGMLRGSMVVIPGLMSKLLSFAGELPPRRIALEVNRVLWTRRS, from the coding sequence GTGACGGGCGCGACCGGCGGAATCGGGCTCGAGCTGGCGCGGCTCCTGGCCGCGGATGGTTTTCATCTGATTCTGGTGGGCCGCCGGCGGGACCTGCTGGATCGGATTGCGGCCGAGCTCGGCGAGGCACATCGGATCCGGGTTCAGGTCGAGTCCCGGGATCTCTCGACGTCCGGCGCCGCATCGAAGCTCTGGAGCGATCTGGCCTCGACGGGGGTCAGCATCGACGTGCTGGTCAACAACGCGGGTGTGGGACTCTACGGCGCACTCGAGGAGCAGGATCCGGCCGAGCTGGATCGGATGGTGCAACTGAACGTGGCGGCGCTCACCACCCTCACCCGCCTGGCGCTGCCGGGCATGCGCGAGCGCCGCTGGGGACGCATTCTCAACCTCGCGTCGGTGGTGGGGTTTCAGCCGGGCGCCCCGTATATGACGGCGTACTATGCCAGCAAGGCGTACGTCCTCTCGTTCTCGAGGGGTCTGGCGCTGGAGCTGCGGGGCAGCGGTGTCAGCGTGACGGCTCTCTCCCCCGGGCCCACCGAGACCGAGTTCGACGATCGGGCAAGAGCCGGTACGGACGTGCTCTTCAAGCGGCTCCCGAAACTCTCGGCCGCCGCCGTGGCCCGGGCCGGCTATGCCGGGATGCTGCGGGGCTCCATGGTGGTCATCCCCGGTCTCATGAGCAAGCTGTTGTCCTTCGCTGGCGAGCTGCCGCCGCGGCGCATCGCCCTGGAGGTGAATCGGGTATTGTGGACCCGGAGGTCCTAG
- a CDS encoding helix-turn-helix domain-containing protein — protein MPSDQHRETMRPGVRILVNLLGDKWTVPVIDLLSPGPRRHAELKRGLPGVSQRMLTRTLRRLEARGLLTRRVYRTVPPGVEYALTPLGRSLTKPLQTLCHWTERHADDLDGTTVRV, from the coding sequence ATGCCGAGCGATCAGCACCGCGAGACCATGCGGCCGGGGGTGCGCATCCTGGTGAACCTGTTGGGCGATAAGTGGACCGTGCCGGTCATCGACCTGCTCTCGCCCGGGCCGCGCCGCCACGCCGAGCTCAAGCGGGGGTTGCCGGGCGTGTCGCAGCGCATGCTGACCCGCACGCTGCGCCGGCTCGAAGCGCGCGGGCTGCTCACCCGTCGAGTGTATCGCACGGTGCCGCCCGGCGTGGAATACGCGTTGACGCCGTTGGGTCGGAGTCTCACCAAGCCGCTCCAAACTCTCTGCCATTGGACCGAGCGCCATGCGGACGACCTGGACGGGACGACGGTCCGCGTCTGA
- a CDS encoding protein kinase, which produces MGAPDGLRDALADRYVIERELGRGGMAVVYLAQDLRHDRPVALKILLPELAATLGPERFQREIRLAARLQHPHILTVHDSGETAGQLWFTMPFVEGESLRDRLRRERQLPVDDALRIATEAARALDYAHHHGVVHRDIKPENILLTQDGSTLVADFGIARALGGNDGLTQTGFAVGTPAYMSPEQAAGDRSLDPRTDLYSLGSVLYEMLAGEAPFTGPTAQAIAAKRLTEPPPSVRAVRPTVPPAVDEAIRKALAPVAADRFATVGQFAQALHVTSSGATAATTIPSPVAEAPRPMAAQVPRRRPVPVAAVALTAGLLIGGGLLFAWRRSAAGHESPGGTRVVAVLPFDNLGDSADAYFADGVSDEVRTKLGQVAGLEVIARGSSLEYRHTAKRATEIAHELGADYLLTGTVRWEKAGGTSRVRVTPELVDARPGQAARSRWGQQFDASLTDVFQVQADIATKVADALGVALADSTQRQLTAKPTENLAAYDEFLKGEAVSQGMSVVDPLNLRRAIGYYEQAVALDSTFAVAWARLSHARSRLYNNGVPDPALGEQARVAAERAQRLKPKEPLVYRAFGAYYGTIPLDLARALAEYQEGIRLAPDNVALLVGLAAIEPGIGRWDSAAARLAHAAVLDPRSVNITSQLADLHTMLRHYATADSAADRGLALAPTNPRTPWQKVINQLGRGDLDSARAVIRAAVRHIDPGAFYAYLATYQDLYWVLEDDAQRQTLQLPPSAFDDDRGNWGIVRAQLYYLRGDRVQAAIYADSARIAFEEQSRAAPKDPTRHALLGVALGYLGRKAEAVREGLRAVQMVPVSRDQSNGPYYQLQLVRTYLLVGEPEKALDHLESMLKTPYYLSPGWLRIDPTFDPLRNNPRFRKLVEGTA; this is translated from the coding sequence ATGGGCGCGCCGGACGGCCTGCGCGACGCACTCGCCGACCGCTACGTCATCGAGCGCGAGCTCGGGCGGGGCGGCATGGCCGTGGTCTACCTGGCCCAAGACCTCCGACATGACCGCCCGGTTGCTCTGAAAATCCTCCTCCCCGAGCTCGCCGCCACGCTCGGCCCTGAGCGGTTCCAACGCGAGATTCGACTCGCCGCCCGGCTCCAGCATCCCCACATCCTGACGGTGCACGACTCGGGGGAAACAGCCGGCCAGCTCTGGTTCACCATGCCGTTCGTCGAGGGCGAGTCGCTGCGTGACCGGCTCCGCCGCGAGCGCCAGCTTCCCGTTGACGACGCACTCCGGATCGCGACCGAGGCCGCCCGCGCGCTCGACTACGCCCACCACCACGGCGTGGTCCACCGCGACATCAAGCCCGAGAACATCCTGCTCACTCAGGACGGGAGCACGCTCGTCGCGGATTTCGGCATCGCCCGCGCGCTCGGCGGAAACGATGGGCTCACGCAGACTGGCTTCGCGGTGGGGACGCCGGCGTACATGAGCCCGGAGCAGGCGGCGGGCGATCGCTCGCTCGATCCCCGCACCGATCTGTATTCGCTGGGGTCGGTGTTGTACGAGATGCTGGCGGGGGAGGCGCCGTTCACCGGTCCCACCGCCCAGGCGATCGCGGCCAAGCGGCTGACCGAGCCGCCGCCGAGCGTGCGGGCGGTTCGGCCGACGGTGCCGCCGGCGGTGGATGAGGCGATCCGGAAGGCCCTCGCGCCGGTGGCGGCGGACCGGTTCGCAACCGTGGGCCAGTTTGCGCAGGCGCTGCACGTCACCTCGTCCGGCGCGACGGCCGCTACCACGATCCCTTCGCCCGTCGCCGAGGCCCCGCGGCCCATGGCGGCACAAGTGCCCCGCCGCCGGCCCGTCCCGGTTGCGGCCGTCGCCCTCACCGCCGGTCTCCTGATCGGCGGCGGCCTGCTGTTCGCCTGGCGGCGGAGCGCGGCCGGGCACGAATCGCCCGGCGGCACCCGCGTGGTTGCGGTGCTCCCCTTTGACAATCTGGGCGATTCCGCCGACGCCTACTTCGCCGACGGCGTGAGCGACGAGGTGCGCACCAAGCTTGGCCAGGTCGCGGGGCTCGAGGTGATCGCCCGGGGCAGCTCGCTCGAGTACCGTCACACGGCCAAGCGGGCGACCGAGATCGCCCACGAGCTCGGCGCCGACTACCTGCTGACCGGCACGGTGCGATGGGAGAAGGCCGGCGGCACCAGCCGAGTTCGGGTGACGCCGGAGCTGGTGGACGCGCGGCCCGGCCAGGCGGCCCGCTCCCGCTGGGGTCAGCAGTTCGACGCCTCGCTTACTGACGTCTTCCAGGTGCAGGCCGACATCGCTACCAAGGTGGCCGACGCCCTTGGCGTCGCCCTGGCCGACAGCACCCAGCGCCAGCTCACGGCCAAGCCGACCGAGAACCTCGCCGCGTACGACGAGTTCCTGAAGGGCGAGGCGGTATCGCAAGGCATGAGCGTGGTGGATCCGCTGAATCTGCGCCGGGCGATCGGCTACTACGAGCAGGCGGTGGCCCTCGATTCCACCTTTGCGGTGGCCTGGGCGCGGCTGTCCCACGCACGGTCACGCCTGTATAACAACGGTGTCCCAGACCCAGCGCTGGGGGAGCAGGCGCGGGTCGCGGCAGAGCGCGCGCAGCGGCTCAAGCCGAAGGAGCCCCTGGTCTACCGGGCCTTCGGGGCCTACTACGGCACCATCCCGCTCGATTTGGCTCGCGCACTCGCGGAGTATCAGGAGGGCATTCGGCTCGCCCCCGACAACGTCGCGCTGCTCGTGGGCCTCGCCGCGATCGAACCAGGTATCGGCCGCTGGGATAGCGCGGCGGCCCGCCTCGCGCACGCCGCGGTGCTGGATCCGCGGTCGGTCAACATCACCAGCCAACTGGCCGACCTGCATACGATGCTCCGGCACTACGCCACGGCCGATTCGGCCGCGGACCGCGGGCTCGCGCTGGCTCCCACCAATCCTCGGACACCCTGGCAGAAGGTGATAAACCAGCTGGGCCGGGGAGATCTGGACAGTGCCCGCGCGGTCATTCGGGCGGCGGTGCGGCACATCGATCCCGGGGCGTTCTACGCCTACCTCGCGACCTATCAGGACCTCTACTGGGTGTTGGAGGACGACGCCCAACGGCAGACGCTCCAGTTGCCGCCGAGCGCGTTCGACGACGACCGGGGGAACTGGGGAATCGTCCGCGCCCAGCTCTATTACTTGCGGGGCGATCGGGTACAGGCGGCCATCTACGCCGACTCGGCGCGGATCGCTTTCGAGGAGCAGAGCCGGGCCGCGCCCAAGGACCCCACGCGCCATGCGCTGCTCGGAGTGGCGCTGGGCTATCTCGGACGGAAGGCCGAGGCGGTGCGGGAAGGCCTACGAGCGGTGCAGATGGTGCCCGTGAGCCGGGATCAGTCTAACGGTCCCTACTACCAGCTCCAGCTCGTACGGACCTATCTGCTGGTGGGCGAGCCCGAGAAGGCGCTGGACCATCTCGAGTCGATGCTCAAGACGCCGTACTATCTCTCGCCCGGTTGGCTCCGCATCGATCCGACCTTCGATCCGCTGCGGAACAATCCGCGGTTCCGGAAGCTGGTGGAGGGGACCGCGTAG
- a CDS encoding cytochrome c — MNAKGVVVWLTLAGAVGGLVIFGVTVFLTLYGGLWRMEADATPSWIESRIAKMALNASLARRAPHLANPFPPSDSNLAAGMRIYRNNCAGCHGGANRKPAPFGLGFYPPAPQLVLHPTRREEDQVFYLVRNGIRRTGMTAWSKIMSDDDVWRVVGFVSRIDSLPGPIDSAWRAPPAGKP; from the coding sequence GTGAACGCGAAGGGGGTTGTCGTCTGGCTGACTCTCGCCGGCGCGGTTGGCGGCCTCGTGATATTCGGCGTGACGGTGTTCCTGACTCTGTACGGCGGCCTCTGGCGAATGGAGGCGGATGCGACCCCGTCGTGGATCGAGTCGCGCATCGCCAAGATGGCGTTGAACGCGTCTCTGGCGCGGCGGGCGCCTCACCTCGCCAACCCGTTTCCTCCGTCTGATAGCAATCTCGCCGCAGGGATGCGGATCTACCGGAACAATTGCGCGGGGTGTCACGGCGGAGCCAACAGGAAACCGGCGCCATTCGGTCTTGGCTTCTATCCTCCCGCGCCGCAGCTCGTCCTGCATCCGACGCGCCGGGAGGAGGACCAGGTCTTCTACCTCGTTCGCAACGGCATCCGGCGGACGGGCATGACGGCCTGGAGCAAGATCATGAGCGACGACGATGTCTGGAGGGTCGTTGGGTTCGTGAGTCGGATCGATTCGCTGCCAGGTCCGATCGATTCGGCATGGCGCGCTCCGCCGGCTGGGAAGCCGTGA